In Pempheris klunzingeri isolate RE-2024b chromosome 5, fPemKlu1.hap1, whole genome shotgun sequence, the DNA window tgtgtggtgagctGTCACAGGAGATCTGGTGAGAGTGGGCTAATTGGAGTTAATTCaccatctgtctgtgtgagccAGCAGACAGGGTCATTAGCAGAGACAAGTCCAGCCACAGGGGAGGCCGAGAGGGGAATCACCatccctcactttctctccctctgcctttaGTTTCCCCTCATCcttcctgtttaaaaaaaaaacactctcttgtctccatctctctgtcttcatgtctGTTCGATCCTCCGTCACATTTTTATATCATGTTGTTTCACTTTCTTCCCCTTGCAAAGCTCAGACCCAAGAAACAGGTTGAATTCTTTGTTTGGAATCCTGATTCTGGTAAATGCAAAAGACTGAAGTGGTGATGATCTGACTGGTTGTTGAGTGGCCAGTGAGagaagactttttctttttagtgatTGTTTTGTCAGATCACTGCTGCCCTCTACAGGCCAGACATGGGTCTAAGATCATAGCAAGAagtaaaatagatttttttttaaatggaaatgataTCTGATATAAATCCTCTTACACTAAAAAGAGATTAACTGGGGTGATGCGACAAACTCTAAACACGTCCAAACATTCACTGAATGCAAAAAATATTATGTTATTCTATGATGAAAGTAACAGTGTGTTactgttcagtgtgttttacctctctttctccataTATGTCCTGTATCACTCCTCCATAAAACAACATGCCATTAAAACTatcaaacaacagcaataacaaAAGGAGATCGCTCACAGTGGGAGGTACAACAGTGTGATAACTAAACCAGCTACAGTTTATTTATCGTGAAATATCACACAAGGAGTGTCTGCACACTCTACAGCTCAAATATAAACATCAGACGAGCCAactagctaaaaaaaaacaaaagcagagcaTCAGAATTTAAAATGGTGATTTGACTAAAACAGAATTAAGTTAATAGATGAAGTATAAGTCAGCTGAGTGTTAGACATTTCACTCCACATATGTTCCTGTAAAATAACACTGGATTATTAACTCAGACTGTCGGATTTCTGCATCTTCATGGAGATCAGAATGAGATGAATGAGTTTTGAGGCCAATTTCTGACCCGGACCACCCACACAGGTTTGACTGATCTGTCTCCTGATGTTCTGCCCGGAGTCTCTGTGTCAGTCAGAGCTGTTCCACAGAGAATAACGACCAGGAGACAAACATCCAGTATTGGACGTTTTTAATCACACACTGAGGTAATATTTGCCTTCACTTCACCCAGAGCAGGCTGAGATCGTCATTGTCAGCATAGTTCAGGCCGGTCCAGTCTCTCTGTCACCGTGTGGTCTTGTACACCATAATTTACCCAGAATGAAAGCATAGAAACCCACTTTTTCATTACATCACACCGCGTACATGCCACAGCAACAAAAGATGAATCAGTGGGACGTTACAACTCTGCTTGATGGATTATTCTGTACAATGTTTGTCAGATACTTTGCTTTTgttaattttaaatgttttcatctaaCGATGCTGGTCATGCTGGTCAGACATCCTTTGTATTTTACAACCACTGCCTTGTGCTCATCATCTCCACAGCAATGTTTAGGGGCTAATAATAGAAAAGACCTCATTTGCATCAAAGCCAGAGATAAAGTAAATTATGCCTGACACAACATCATTGAAAACATgtcgtgtatatatatatatatatatatatatataaataagtgTTAACATTCATGTGTGCATGGAGACTTTGGCTTCTCTCAAATACGCTAAACAAATAGAATCCAAAGCAACAAATATGCACCACAACAAGATCTATGCGGTGTTAGATGTCTGGTGAAGGGTGGTGGAGCCAAATGGGGGATGAGGCCCTGAATGATTCAGGGGCTCAGAGCCAGACAGGAGCCCTGAAAAATGCCAGGAATTGTAGATATTTATTGTTTCAGGGCCCCGAGTGAGCTGTTGTCAGGACGCCCAGGATTTCTAGCAGGGCCCCTGAAGGTCAAAGGTGATGCTAAGGTCAGATTCACATGAACTACAGTACCTTCTCATTGCTGACAGACACATATATGATTCAAAGATACAATACAAACAGGGCACAAGACTGAGTTATGTTCGTGTGAGTTATAATCGACTATGTACTTTATCTTTTATGACGAATGATTGGTGAATCTTATGTTGTCTCCACACTGCTGAGAAGCTGCAAAACAGTTAATTCCCTCTATCACTGTCAGAAATGCACTTGCACTTGATCATTTCCACAAGTTTCTGAGCAGGCTGATAAAGACTAATACACATGAAAGAACATGTATTCAACCTAATTTATAAAATTTCCAGACAAGTAATAGATAACAAGTACTATGTTGTGTTTAAGAggtgataagataagataaataaatatatatttaaatgttacacatttacatattcaaTGGTGTAAGCACCAATAAAAGACCAGATAAATCATTCTAATACTTGAattaaagtgataaaaataTCACCTGAGAGACACTAAAACTACAGCCCTGTTCTTAACAGACATTTTGTCTCGTTATAGTGGCGGAAGACATTCTCTGATCTTTTACTTTAGAGAAAATAGCAATACTACAATGCAGAGATACTTATAGTTATAACGAAAGATTTTACGGAAGTACAAGTATAAAAGTATTTGTATCAAAATCTTTCAAAATGTATCAAAAGTAAAGCTACTCATTGTAAAAAGTGATCcatttcagaaagaaaaaaaaacatattacagGATTATGACTAGTAATGCTTTAATGTGTCCATAATGTTGCAACTGGAAAAGTAGagctgatttttattattttatatactgCTGGATATCTCGTGAATTTCTCcactgggatcaataaagtctaatCTTAACATATGATAATACatcataatttctttttttgacaacattttgaattattaatcTGAATCTAATTGGAAAGTAACCAGTAATTATAgccaaataaaatgataaataatgataaatgataaataaataataaatacatgtcGCAGAGTGAAAGGTACAACATTTGTTGCTGAACtgtagaggagaaaaagaataaagtagcagaaaatgaaaagtacaagtacctcaaaattgaaCAGTGCTTGAGgtaatgtacttagttactttatCCCCACTGGAAAAGCACAAGTCtgttaacattaacaatggTTTTGTATTACCCAAatcatgacagtgtgacagtgaaacaGCACGCtcaataccaggaccctgaaactggagcagctaaatggaattcagccatctgTAATTCGATTATTTACACCTTTTACTACAGGTCAAACAAGTCAAAAGGGTCCTCTGCATTGTATTGCATTTCATTATGAACAGTTGTTTTGCTattgtttcttttgttcctCCGTTACTGTCGGCGTTTAAACCAGTCAAATGCTTTGTGAGATCATCCAGGACCCAGTGTGTCTCTCAAACACCCTGGCTCTCTTGTCTTTTCCACAGTCAACCACTAAGAATCGCTGTAAAGCACCCGCTGTGTGTCTTCCCAGCAGCCAGGGGTGACCAGGTCAGTGAATGCCTCGCTGCAGTAACTCTGGGCTTCCTGCCAGGTCGAGGACATTTATGCCAAGTAGCACTCAGGAGGGAGGCAGGTGGCACAGCGCAGTCCTCTAAACATCTGGAGGATGAAGCCTTCTCTCTGGTTGCCAGTGGTCCTTGAAAAGCTTCCAACGATAAATATGATTGCATGACTCCTGTTTTCAGGCTTCTCTCACGGGCCAAAACATTGAGAACATagctttcattttcaattaaattaaatttgctttattggcatgaatgCAACACAGACAGTATTACCAAAGCATCAAGTAATATTGAGATTATTACAAAAGGAAAAGGGTACAATCCATAAAATTAAGGAAACAGTTTTTTCTCCAAAGATGGACTGTATTAAAATATGTAGGTTGCTCATCTATGATATAAcattcattttttcatgttaaGAGTATAACCACATTATATTTAGGGTTTAAACATCAATGTCAATGAATCAAGTATCGGCTGTAACCTAAAACATGTGTGATCATCACATTTTAATAGTGTTTACAGCACACGACTGATGTAAGAAGAGGTCCTTTGGGAGTTCATCCCAAATGTATTTATGCTTAAAAACTGTTTGCTAAACCACATTCCTGaaaataatatactgtatgtgtgtgtcagcttttTCATGATatgacacatttacatttataatacacatttttattttctttgtcttttttcccttcattttcttcttctgaaaCTATTGCTGAAAAATGAGAAAGGGGAGGTTTACTGGGGTAAAACATCAAGTAATTTGGATCAACAGGTTAACAAACTGCCCAATAAGTTTACTCAAAAGGGATACCAATACTTAAAAGCATCTATAATGTGGGGATATTTAGTTAAAGACTGATTATATGTTATTTAATGCATGTTACATGAGGTGGTGCTGGCTCTTTGGAGCTTTGCCGTATAGTAACTTAATGTACCTCATATATAATATGCAGGAGCCTATACTCCGgtatcaaaatgtaaatgtaaatttagtttgtttgtccaGATGTGGTTAATTCATAGTTTTTTGTATTCACTTGCGCTGTATACAGAAGCTGTGACAATATGATGTTCACCCTTTGTTTCAATGTGATTATGCTGGAGGTTATTATGACGGTGACGATGCTTATGACTTCCACCAGGGGCCGCTGGCCGCCGGCTGTGGCCGCTGAGGGCTAACGGAGCTGGGTTATTCATTTGTGGAGATCCGGTCGCTCCGACGCTGCTGGAGATGCCCCAGAAGGTGAAGGAGCCTGGCAGTTACCTTTGTATGAGCAAACAGCTTTGTAGATGAAAGTTTCTGCAGGCTAAAAGGGGGTCGGATACGCTTCGCGATGAGCCGGAGTAAAAGATAAGTTGTTTTGGACTTCCCGGACGTGGACATTGTTCGGCTGTGAAGCTCACAAGTTTAGACAGCTAACGCTACGCCGACGAATGCTAACGTTAGCGCAGCAGCGTTAGCCTAGCCTGCTAGGTAAATAGTACGCCTGCCTTTTGGAGTTTCCTGCTTCTGTGTCCACGTTGTCACCATAGAAACTGTGCCATTAGTGGTCACTTTGTACCACCACTCTATTGAATATGATAGTATGATTCGCTCATACGAGATGGGTGGGTTTTTGTTACGGTACTCACAAAGCTAACTGGCTATAGTTAGCCTGTTCGCATGCTAGCTGACACTAGCTAACGTTGCCGAGCCAGCCAGCAACTTCGGCAGGAGAGTGTCGGCGAGCTCCCCACGACAGTATTGTCGCTCACAATCAACCTCTGCTGCTAAAAGCGGCCAACCTGCAGTCATGTTTGAAATGGAGACACATATATCGTGCCTTTTCCCGGAGATCCTGGCCATTATTTTCAGTTATCTGGACGTTAAAGACAAAGGAAGAGTAGCCCAAGTGTGCGCGGCCTGGAGGGACGCGTCCTACCACAAGTCGGTGTGGAGGGGGGTGGAAGCCAAGCTCCATCTGCGGCGAGCAAACCCGTCTCTGTTTCCCAGTCTGCAGACCAGGGGGATCAAGAAAGTCCAGATTCTCAGTCTGAGGCGAAGTCTGAGCTACGTGATTCAAGGGATGCCGCACATCGAAAGCCTTAACCTGTGTGGATGTTTCAACCTCACAGACAACGGACTCGGACATGCCTTTGTGCAGGACATCCCATCCCTGCGAGTGCTGAACCTCAGCCTCTGTAAACAGATCACTGACTCCAGCCTGGGCAGGATTGCCCAGTACCTCAAAAACCTGGAGGTGCTTGAACTTGGGGGCTGCAGCAATATCACAAACACAGGCCTGTTGCTCATCGCCTGGGGCTTGCACAGACTCAAGAGCCTTAACCTGCGCAGCTGCAGGCATGTGTCCGATGTGGGCATCGGTCACCTGTCTGGCATGACCCGCAGCGCTGCAGAGGGCTGCCTGTCCCTGGAGAAGCTAACCTTGCAGGACTGCCAGAAGCTGACTGACCTGTCCCTCAAACATGTCTCAAAGGGCCTGAACAAGCTCAAAGTGCTCAACCTGAGCTTCTGTGGAGGGATATCCGACGCTGGGATGATCCACCTGTCGCACATGACCCACCTGTGCAGCCTGAACTTGCGGTCTTGTGATAACATCAGTGACACGGGGATAATGCATTTGGCCATGGGCTCCCTCCGGTTGTCTGGACTTGACGTCTCCTTCTGTGACAAGATCGGAGACCAGAGCCTGGCTTACATTGCCCAGGGGCTGTATCAGCTCAAgtccctctctctttgctcctGCCATATCAGCGATGATGGCATCAACAGGATGGTACGCCAGATGCACGAACTTAAGACCCTCAACATTGGACAGTGTGTGAGGATCACAGACAAAGGGTTGGAGTTGATAGCTGACCACCTGACCCAGCTGACAGGGATCGATCTGTACGGTTGTACTAAGATCACCAAGAGGGGTCTGGAGAGGATAACACAACTCCCGTGCCTTAAAGTGTTAAACCTGGGACTGTGGCAGATGactgagagcgagagagtgagGTGAAACCTCTCCTCCTTAGTATACATGTGTTGCATTGTGTATAGAGCTCTGTTGCGTTCTTAGAGCCTGTATCCTCTCTTAATTTTACCTTCTATACTGTGactaaaaacaaagagagagaatttGCATTGATTACTGGATTATTGTTCACCTCCGCTGCAATACTCCACTCCTACTCAAATCAAGTTTTAGTCTTGTGCTCTCTTTTGATGTGCATTGTTTAATCTCAGCCTGTGTACAGTTCTTACTATCTAGCTACCTCACCCATCAAACACAGGAGTGCCTACTATCGCTGAATACTAGATTACATTGCATATTTTTGTGACTTATATACCAATGGaggttttgatattttaaaaacaaacctcaGCAGACTCATAGTAAGGCATTTAAACTCTTAACAGAAAGGCTGGAGTACCTTGGATTGAAGTTTTGatagaatgtgttttttttcttttggctgaTGTATTTTTTACTTGCGTAaccaatatttttttgtatcGAATGACTGTTGTTGACAAAATTGTACTTCAAATTGAAGTGGGTGGATCACTCCTCTTTGTTTACcactctgtctttgtttacCTATGTATAGTTGGCTATGTTTCATATTCCTGAGGAAATGAGGGTGTATCAGACGTTCCAGTATGCTACTCTGTCAAAGGTTCACCAACACGACTACAGTAAGGCGTAGTTATTAACAGCTGCCAAGGCTATATGCAATACCTTAAAACTGTTTATCAGCGTTTTTTCTCCTGAGGAGCTTCCAACGATAGTGTCAGagtatttgtttaaaaaagcaGTAATTTAAGATTGTTTTATATTCATACAGTAGTGATATTTATGAATAAAGATGGCAAATATGtttcagttttgtctgttttacttGTAGAATTTGTTAACCATTATCTGATTTATAATTGTAACCAAAGATCTCTAAGGTTTGTGCAGCTTAGAGCACAATTTGTCTTTCtcctgtaaaaaaaagttttttgtgtATATGCTGCTCAAGATAATCAGAAGAATTCCTTTTGATTTCACACCTTTAGCATCTCAGAGGGGCTACTGCTAAATTAAATCTAGAGTGACTCTTACAATTAAGCCGGCAATTATCATCTTAATCATTTCACAGCAGGTAATACCAATTTAACTTGTGCAGCTGAAGAGAATTCACACTCCATTACACATTTTAACAAACGGACATGTAAACACTGGACAAAAAAAGGCTGATAATGTACTTCTAGTCAGACACAGACCTTACACACTCAATACATGAGTTTGTGAGGCTCTAACTGTAACACTGATGAGTTGTTTAAGCACATTACCACAGACATTTTGGGCTCCTGTAGCTACACTTTTTGGAGGCCAGTAACTCCACAGAATTTGCTTGAGGAAATGACCCACTTTCACTGTACTGAAATATGGGCTGAACAATATGCCAGAagtcatttttcagattttgtgaTATGACCCATGATGTAGTGGGAATGGTAAGTTTTGCATTTAATTTTTACcgaaaaaatatatcaaaatgatGAAGAGATTTTTGCTGTGGTCTGCGACAAACAAGTCTGGAGAATAGTAAGTCGGGGTGTTTCTGTAGCACCACAATGCTTCATTTATAATGATGTGTTGTGACGCATTTTGCAGCTCCTGTGATTTGAATATTGCACTTGGCCATATTGCTTTTATGATAAATTGTTCAGCTCTGATTTAAATGTTTGGGATGATACACAAAGAAGCTGGTAAGACAGCAAGAGGAGAGTTCagttgtcctgttttttttttctaaagaagCTTTCCATCCTGAGACCGAAGATTTGCTTTTGTCACCttggaaacacattttcaccaCAGGGTCCATTCAGTAGCTGCTCTGTTTTCAGCCCACATTTAAGCTCTCTGACAACTGGACAAACTCTTATCTACTGAGGAGGATTGTGGGATGcgattgaaagctccagaagaaGTGCTAAATAGACCTTGCGTcgagattttaaaaaaaaaagtttttctcatttgaaccAGAATTGGCAACAAATTGGAGACGGGCAAAAATCACCCCACTGTGCAGCCACACACATCGGTGATGTAGCCGTCAATCATTCACACTGAACATATAAATCGTCCAAGTCTGTAACGGTTTGATACTCGCGTGGAAAATTGAAATACTGTAGTAAAAGTCGtgtatttgaaatgttaaagaaaaaacaaaagtattgtCATCAAGATATACCTACAgtacaaaaagtaaaactactcGTCTTGCAGAATAGCCCATTTCAGAAAAATGCCATAATATTGGTCTTTAATTAGTAATTTGTGTACATTTAAATGATGCAGCCGGTAAAGGTGGGGCTaatttatatactttatatggGTCATTTAAGGGTGAATTTTCCCTCAGGGATAAATAATCTGAACCTACAATTATATTAGTAGTATTATCTTgtgttttgtattaatttgaATCTGTAGTCTTCTGAAGTAATCAGCAACTAAATTGATCAATTAAATGTACTTGAGTTCAAAGGAAGAATATTTACATCTGAACTATAGTTGTGTTGAAGCAGAAAATGagaattttaaaataaactacaaataaacaaaagtgtacttagttactttccaccactggagtTTACAGTATAAATCATTTCATGATTATCTGtggtttgtttaaaaaaaaaagaaacaagatgCCAAGgcttataatttatttatttacatacatacaaaatcCAAATAACTCACAAACATGtctgttttgctttctttttacaCAGTTTGATTCTGAACACGAACAGACAGAAGGCAGTACATTTCTTATACaaatgcaaaagaaagaaaaaaacagaccaTGAACTTGACAGAAGCCCCTTAATCAGCTCTGTGTTCCTCAATAAGGAGTCGAGAAAAAGAGGTGACGAGACATTAAGGCAAGGGCAGGGACACACAGGCCAAAGTAAGGGAAATATAACACTTAAaaaatgctttctttttttctctctcaaccCAGTGGTGAAAGGCGAGGGGTTAAAGGGGCAAAGAGAAATCAATCTCCACTCCGAGAGGTTTGACAGACTAGAAGTGCAAAAACAAGCGTCCAACCATCCTCCTCTAAGACCAGAGGacgtgtttgttttaatgtgaagtTTGCAGTTACTCTGCGTGTTTGTTTAGTAACTTTGCGCTCCTCTTATAAACAGCAGGATGGCCGTGATGGTTGGAGACTTATTTTTATTCATCAGGCGCCGTCTGCCTTTGACATCAAATCAACAAAACCTATCGACAGAACAGGTAAGACAACAACACTGGAATCTCGGGATAATACATTTACATCACCATACggtgaaaatatataaaagatgacaattagaaataaatgcaaGAAAAGTACTCTCCCATCACACAGTCACGGTTTCAAAACATTTGTATTTCACACATTATTTTGACACAGGATTTTTTGACACTTTTCTTTCCCCCCGTTTCTGCTGAGGACACTAACTCGACGGTCATTTTGTTCAGAGCAGCTCGCTCTTCAAGGTTCTGTGCAAACATTCAATGCATATCCATacagtaaacatttttttaatatatatatatatatatttatatatatgcattatatttatatatatctcTATAGAACATTACTTTCCGCAAGTTATGGCAGTACTGTCACACGCACGCATTTTGTCCCGAGGACAAAATTAGACACAAAAGACAACTGCACTGCTTTTaacttttcagatttttttgttttgttttttaaaagaatgcACAACACCTTCCACTTAATTACCTTTATTCAGTCACTGTACGTATTAAATATCACGTGATGTATTTACAAACTGATCTAAAAAGTCAAAATCTGCTGAAAAGTGACTTTCATTTCCTGTAAATGTAGATGCACTTAGTAATTAAAAACCTCAGCCCTGAAGATttcaaaaaatacaataaaaggaGGCGTCACTTGCATTTAAAAGTGATCtaaaaaatacaagaacaaGGGCCATCACTCGAATTCTTCAGTGATTCAGGCGACCAACTAAACATCAGGTGGGCTTTAAGTAACATCTATAGAAACTTTGGATGAGACTGAATGATCAGTGGATCAGATCGAAAGTTCTTACATCATGCCTTAGCACCAATAtcacagagaaataaatatCCCTGCATTAGGTCCAGTACTGATCTCTGTGCATGCTCCAAGGCCACTAGAACGTTCTCAAAAGACACATTGCATACCTCATAAACAAGTGGACGTTGTGTGCAAAACCATCTAAAACTTAATACGTCACCaagaataaaagcttttttttttttgtttccgctctctctctcactcgtATTTGAGAACATAGTGTAACTAAAATCTGACCTTTGAGCCGTGTCAAAGGTCAGGCATTGATCCCCCTCTCGTGCCAATGACCCAGCCACAGACTACACAGTAAAACGTACCTACAACTTTGCTCCGGCTACAAAgacatccacatccacagctCCAAGCTGGGAGAGGAAACATTTGGAGAACATGCTGCATTTATTTGGTTAAAAAGTGGCGTTTTCTACGTGTTCAGATGATCAGCCACCAGTAGCTCTAGTCCTAACTAGTGGCCGTGTTCCAACCTACTAGTCAGGGAACGCTAACTAAACAAGCGTCTACATGGCTCCGTGATTTGCCCGCTGAACTcggctcctctctgctcccctctAGATGTAGCAGCTCCCCAGTTCTCTGAGACGAAAAGTGCTTTCCTGCCCCATGTGAGGAATGCATTTGCCCCTTTTAACTTGAAAAGAATCTGAGGGGTAAAAGACTGAGACAGAAGTGGATGAGGTAACTGTGCTTGATCTAGTGCTTCCTGCTGCGAATGAAGGCGTCTAGGGAGAGGCAGGTTGGCAGTATACTCCGAGACTTTGTGCGGAAGTTTGCTTCTTTCATCCGATTTCCTTTCTCTCCCGACACACCTGTCCCAGACTTATAGGTGTGCGATGATATTTATCCAAGTGAACTACAAGCAAAAATCGAATTTGGTGAGTTCACAAATGCTAAAGGGTTAGCTTTTAACTTCTCACAAACCCCCGGGTGTGCTGTTGCCTGGCTGACGTGTGATTaggtttgtatttttgttccTCTCTTCCCACTGCGACTCCACCATCTGTCAGGGCTGTCATTCGATGCACAGACCTCAGTTTGCGGTGAGTAATCTGACATTTGCTGCCAGTGCCATATTTGAGAACACTTCTGCAGGCTTTGTGAACGTCCCTCATTCGGATTTTTGCAGGGCCGACATTAGAGAGACACATGGGACAGGGAAGCACTTAGGAGTCATGAAAGTTTGTTCCAGGGTGGACGAGGGGAGCGAGGAGGAAAAGCTCAGTGGAGTCAGATAATGCCCCAACTTTCACTCATCCTTCCACGAGCCTCGCTGAGTGGAGGCACCTGGGCTCAGCTACAGGTTATGTGAGGTCAGAGTTGTCAGCATGACTCTTCCAGGGCATTGACAACCTGCTCCAGGATATCGGGGCAGTAGTCTGCGATCTGCTGGAGAACAGAGTTGGCGTACTCCTGCAGCTCTCCGCTCTCCTTCTCACACACCTCCAGCTCCCGTTCCAACTGGAAGGAAAACGCATGAATTAGTTTCTTTTAACAGAGTTTCAATCCAACCTTCAAGAAAATGTTTGAAGTTAACAGAAAAAGGCTTGAACGTGGCAGATAGTGTCTCATTTACATTCAGTCTCTCTTAAAAGGCACTGTCCCTGATACAGTTATAGGCATGACCATGGAAACCTAAAACACAGGATTGGCGTTCATAACTCCTAAATTGACTGGCAGGTATTTCAACACACAGATACGACAACTAcatcaaagttattacattgggaataagtaaaaaatagtaaaacaaaTTGGAATTAACTTCGTGATTATGTTAAATGTGCCCCAGATTTTCTTTACTGTACTTTATTATAAATACTGTATGACATAcagtattataataataataataatataaccacatacagtgtatgtggttttctctccatttgtgtttaatttaatttcagctGTTCATAAACTTATTCAATTTTCTTCCCTGTTTTTAAAATGcctgttttacatatttcatttgcattacatttgtcagaatcagaattcctttaatatgTCCTATTTAGTATTCCTATGTCctatttacatatatacatgaatTACCTCTACGTTTAAAAGGCGCTATAGAAATAAACTTGCCTGGCCTAGAATTCAAACTTTGCTATATTGAGGTTTTTACTATCAGCCATTTTTTTTCGCCTAAATTGCTATTGCTTGTGGCAGAATTACACGTTTAAATtagtttggattaaagcagCCGTTGATTTGATCACTGTCGTCCACCCGTACCAAGCGCTGCAGTGAGAGGGGAGAGAGTCGGGAT includes these proteins:
- the LOC139201369 gene encoding F-box/LRR-repeat protein 14-like, with protein sequence MFEMETHISCLFPEILAIIFSYLDVKDKGRVAQVCAAWRDASYHKSVWRGVEAKLHLRRANPSLFPSLQTRGIKKVQILSLRRSLSYVIQGMPHIESLNLCGCFNLTDNGLGHAFVQDIPSLRVLNLSLCKQITDSSLGRIAQYLKNLEVLELGGCSNITNTGLLLIAWGLHRLKSLNLRSCRHVSDVGIGHLSGMTRSAAEGCLSLEKLTLQDCQKLTDLSLKHVSKGLNKLKVLNLSFCGGISDAGMIHLSHMTHLCSLNLRSCDNISDTGIMHLAMGSLRLSGLDVSFCDKIGDQSLAYIAQGLYQLKSLSLCSCHISDDGINRMVRQMHELKTLNIGQCVRITDKGLELIADHLTQLTGIDLYGCTKITKRGLERITQLPCLKVLNLGLWQMTESERVR